CCAGGCGGCCAGGCTCAGCATCACCGCCGCGTACAGCAGCGACGAGCCCAGCGCGGCCAGGTACTGCCCGGCGTCGCCCACCTGGAGCGCCGCGCTGCCGCGGCTGTAATAGCCGATGGGCGACACCCAGGTGAGCACCTGCTGCACGTTGTCGACCACCGTGCGGGCGAAGGCCAGCAGGTCCGTCAGCCGCTGGCCCGGGATGGCCAGCAGCACGGCATGGGCCACGCTGAACAGGGTGAACAGCAGCATCAGGCCCAGGAAGACCAGCACCGCCAGGAAGACCCGGCGGCTCAGCGCCGAGATCAACAGCCCCAGTGCGACCACGCAGGCCGTCAGCGCCAGCGCCAGCACCACGAGCTGGGGCGTCTCCCGGGGGAAGCCCAGGTTGGTGAACCAGGCGGCGGCCCCGAAGGTGACCAGGTACAACGCCGTCACCACCAGGGCCGAGGCCATGGGCTGCAGGAACTTGCCCGCCAGATACGACAGGCTGTCGACAGGCCCGTAGAAGAGCACCTCCAGCGTGCCGTTGTCGCGCTCGCGGGCGATGGCCACCGCCGCCATCAG
This genomic interval from Limnochorda sp. LNt contains the following:
- a CDS encoding ABC transporter permease, which gives rise to MSAPGVSRWHVARTIAGRDLRSQLFGLSLYLAVALVLWGVSHFALRNALWQVEQNGLMVLGSPVAYPFFLAMWLSAIYFGLMAAVAIARERDNGTLEVLFYGPVDSLSYLAGKFLQPMASALVVTALYLVTFGAAAWFTNLGFPRETPQLVVLALALTACVVALGLLISALSRRVFLAVLVFLGLMLLFTLFSVAHAVLLAIPGQRLTDLLAFARTVVDNVQQVLTWVSPIGYYSRGSAALQVGDAGQYLAALGSSLLYAAVMLSLAAWAFARKGVRR